The Ornithorhynchus anatinus isolate Pmale09 chromosome 16, mOrnAna1.pri.v4, whole genome shotgun sequence genome contains the following window.
CTTTCTCTGAGTGTTTTAGGCAATGGGCTTTGTTTCAAGCATCATTTGTGAAACAAATGACACACTAAGAGTCCATGTGGGCAGCAGGGTGGGTGTCAGGACTGCCCCTGGCAGGGCATAGTAGGGGGTGGTTAATACGTTATGGTTGTCACAACAGTGGTTTCCTCCAATAGGGCAGTGGAGGGAGGATCAGGGTGGTACATCAAGTGCATAAGTATTAGCACACACATCTGGACACGCTCACCCTGGAAAGCAACGAACTGTAGAGCTCGCTCTCCCAAATGTAAGTATCCTTCAATTCTTTCCATGGATTTCTACTTTCAGGAGCAGGGTGGCAGAAATTACTTTCTGGACTGGAACAGattgattaaagactgtgagcccattgttgggtagggattgtctctgttgccgaattgtactttccaagcatttactgcagtgctctgcacacagtaagcgctcaaatacgaatgagtgaaagGCATAGCAATTTTTATATTGGGAGGTCAGACTCCCGGGAACTTTCTCTGGATCTCCCTGAACAAATAGGCTGTTGAGATAGGAGCTCagtgcgagcagggaatgtgtctgtttactgttatatcatactctcccaaatgcttagtaaagtgctctgcacacaataagcgctcaataaatgattgaatgaatgaataatcacatTAGGGCTTGGAAGGGTGGAAGACCGATTGACTTGCTCTTGGATAGCTATCCAAAATTTAACAATACCTGGATTTAGAAGTGAGGGTTCTCtaatggaggaagaagaaaatcatACCCAAAGGATAAGCAAAATTGAACATGAATTCTAGTCACCCAAGGAAACTTTTATTCTGAGAACAGAAAGCCTCCAGAAGAAAAATTATAATacataaacagcgtggctcagcggaaagagcgcgggcttgggagtcagaggtcatgggttctaattccagctccgccgctagtcagctgtgtgaccttaggcaagtcacttaacttctctgtgcctcagttacctcatctgtcaaatggggattaaaactgtgagccccacgtggaataacctgatcactttgtatccctcagcacttagaacagtgctttgcacatagtaagcgcttaaaaaatacaatttatttatttaaacagCCAAATAGCCCagataattctgttgttctcccaagtgcttagtacagtgctctgcacatagtaagagctcaataaatgccattgattaattaatctcaTGATCCTAAATAAATGTCAATCTATAACTGTTAACTGGGGCATGATTAAGAAAAAACTGTAAATTGAGAAGTCCAGTTTGGCAGCAAAAACATCAAGAAAAACCgtaaaatttttaaaaactaaATTTGGAGGGGTTTTTGATGCTCACAAATTTTAAAATGCATATTCAAGGGTTAGACATTGAATAGGATTTTATTCAACCCTGAATACATAATTGAATAAAATCCCCCCCCAatccttatcaataataataaaggatacaaagtgctgggatagctacaagttaattgACTGGTATCAAAATTTGGAAGACTGCATCCTCCAGAGGTCTGATTATTAGGAATGGCAGTCACTATCTAGGACCCATAGTGGGTTGGGTGCTGTATGTTTAGTTTATAAAGAAAAATTCCTGCCCTTTAGGAGTTTCCTTTCTGGACAGCAACAGTTACAGAATATGATCCTGCCAATAGTTGCTTGGTCCCTGAGAGGGGAATGTTGTGGGAGGGGACAGTGCTAGTTGAAGGCATAACCTGGCCTATACTCTTGACTCCTCTGCCCCTGTCTGTGTCTAGTTGCAGAGGAAAGGAAATCACTAGCCTGCCACCTGTTCTCCATCAGTCGCGTCACTGCAGTCCATAGCATCTTAGTCTACTGACCTCCCTCCTTGAGTGGACATCATGATCAAATCCTTAAAGCAGACGTTCCTGTCCCAAGACCTGGAGTCACCAAAGTGGAGTCCGGTGGAGACTGTGGTAAATTCCGGCAGGGAAAGAAGGTTGGGATCGTGGGACGATGAGCAGCACAGGTGTCAGGGCAAGGAGCCAATTGAAATGGAGTGGGGATGAACCTCTGTGGGCTGGCTGTGTTGCTGCAAAGGATCAAAATGCTCCCTGTTGCTCCCAGCACAAGATGCAGGGCTTCTCTCCATCCTTTGGTTGGAAAGCCATGATCAgagcctcccctcttcccagctgAGAGACTATGAATGCCAAAGTTCATATCCCCTGACCCAGGCGCCACAAGTAATAGCTGAAAAATCTCTGGCCTCTATTTATCTTCCCAGGGGGAGGAACCAAAAACACCCCAGCTTCCCCTGGGGACTGAATACAGGGGTTATTTACCGGTTGGGACCCTTTCTGATCTGAAAAGCCCAAGGAGACTTGGATGGCataactcccttcctccccctctggagTTCCAGGAGCTTTGGTAGTCCCAGGAGTTTCTGGACCAAAACAGACTTCCAGTCACCCAAAACGGTGACCCACAACCCAGATGGGAACCTGCAACCAGTAATTTCCCGAGGGAACTCTGGTTCCTGGAGTCGACACTCGGAGACACAGCAGCCTCCTTGTGGTCCTCAGCAGCCCCTGGGGAGCAATTCCAAAGGCCAGATGCTAGCCTAAAGGGAGGCTGGGTACGGGGGTTGTGTGTTCCAGGTGCCGGGCTGCGACCTGCGGATGTATGAGGCCAGCACATGGGTCAGCACCGTGATTAAAGGAGGGAGCCAGAAGGAGGCACTGAGGCAGGGCTTCCAGAAACTCTTCAGATACATCCAAGGGAAGAATGAAAAAGGTAAAAGCAGGCACCTTGAGCCCTGGGAGGCTTCAGAGCAGTTCAAATGAGTGCTTTCTAGCTCCTCCCACTGACTGGAGCCCATCATGAGCAGAAAACTATTTCATCTTCTCCCCAACACAACTCTACTCCCCAGGATACTCCTACCAGTGGAGGGTAGAGTATATGTCTTGATGGCAAGCAGTACTGTAGGGAAGCACCTTTGAGGTGCTatagcactgagctaagtgtcaGGCTCCACAGCCCCCTGGGGGCATGGTCTGGGCAAAGTGTTAATAGTGGATACTGTCCAGGTTTGATTTCATCTTTCGTTTTGTAGGGCAGCCTGTGTATTCCTGCTCCTGTATTTGCTTGAGGCTCTTGCACTAAGGGTTTCTTATGAAAGAAGCTGACCTGGTGTTTTAGCATGGGTAAAGCATAAAGTGGTCATTATTTCTTCCCTAAACTGGAAAAGGTTGCCAGATGAAAGCTGAGCAAAAACTGGCTTTCATTTTGGTCACATAGGACTAGCCCGAGAAAATCCAGTGAACTAGGGAAGTTATGCCATTGGTCACCTCATGTGCTCTGGAGGGGATTGAATCCCCTCTGTATACACACAAAAATACAGATGGGTTTAACTTTGGAGGCTTAAATAGCTCACTTTGGTTGCATGGTACTTCCAGCTTTCTTTGATGGTGGGTGAAACAAATCTATAAAATCCTCTAACTGGATTTAGCCCCTTTCAAGCAATAGCATTTGAGCACtggggcaccgtactaggcactggggagaatacaatgcttctaatcctgattccaccacttctctttgtgaccttgggcaagacttctctgggtctgttatgtcatctgtaaaatggggattaaagctatgatccccatgtgggacatggactgtgttgaacctattatatctactccagcatttagtactgtaagTGGCACTTAAGTACTTTTTTTAAGTATATGATCCATTTTCTCTAAGAGCTTTAATCTACTCTCTGGAGGAAACTATGTGGCATTTTAATCTTATTCCAGAGGCCAAGATCGAGATGACTGCACCAGTGACGTGTCTGGTTCAACCTGGCAATGCTGAGTACAAGATCTCCTTCTTCTTGCCATTTAAGCATCAAAACTCACCCTTAGAGCCAATTGATCCGGATGTGTTTCTTGAGCAGAGAAAAGGAGCGGCCATCTTTGTCAGGTAGCTCCTAGATCATTTTGGAGGAGCGGCCTGTTTGGTAGGAAAAGGCAGTTGTGCTTGGCCGTGGCAGGTGAGATTCTATATCAGCAGATAGCTGGTGGGAGTCTGGGTTTGGTCACTATACTGGTCTCTGGGGCAGTTAAAACAGGTTTACTGAACACAGCTTTTTATCCTGCGAGTGCGATGGAAGACGGGCACTGTGCCTATTACCTCTCTTGACTTCTCTCCTAAAACTGCATTATCCAGGGTGACCTCAGTCCTCATTACCAATCTAGTAGTTTCTATATTGAATCCTTCACAACTTTCATTTTGAgagtttcttcctcttcctctctagcCACTGACTCCATTTAAGCCTCCATCTAACCACAAGTGTGACTAGAGTATACTTTACCCTTTTTCACCATTTGTTCCTACTGCTTTTATGGGGTTAAGAGCACACATCCTACCTACACTATACCCCCCCTCAAAGCAGCtgacagtaagcagtcaataccactgatatgACACCCAA
Protein-coding sequences here:
- the LOC100084808 gene encoding heme-binding protein 2-like, encoding MIKSLKQTFLSQDLESPKWSPVETVVPGCDLRMYEASTWVSTVIKGGSQKEALRQGFQKLFRYIQGKNEKEAKIEMTAPVTCLVQPGNAEYKISFFLPFKHQNSPLEPIDPDVFLEQRKGAAIFVRSFGGFASMEKFSKEAQALAETLQKEGQSFHPDFYYTASYNSPFTLFNRHNEVWYFKKEEGEGLWMAKDSLLKKIGQLL